Proteins found in one Patagioenas fasciata isolate bPatFas1 chromosome 13, bPatFas1.hap1, whole genome shotgun sequence genomic segment:
- the CNEP1R1 gene encoding nuclear envelope phosphatase-regulatory subunit 1, whose protein sequence is MNSLDQAEDLKAFERRLTEYIACLQPATGRWRMILIVVSVCTATGAWNWLIDPETQKVSFFTSLWNHPFFTISCITLIGLFFAGIHKRVVAPSIIAARCRTVLAEYNMSCDDTGKLILKPRPHVQ, encoded by the exons ATGAACTCCCTGGACCAGGCTGAGG ATCTCAAAGCTTTTGAAAGAAGACTTACTGAATATATTGCCTGTTTGCAACCAGCTACAGGACGTTGGAGAA TGATTCTGATAGTGGTATCAGTCTGCACAGCTACTGGTGCTTGGAACTGGTTGATAGACCCGGAGACACAAAAG GTGTCATTTTTCACATCACTTTGGAATCACCCATTTTTCACAATTAGCTGTATTACCCTAATAGGCTTGTTCTTCGCTGGAATTCATAAAAGAGTGGTGGCACCATCAAT TATAGCAGCCCGATGTCGAACTGTTTTGGCAGAGTATAATATGTCCTGTGATGAT actggaaaattaattttgaaaccTAGGCCTCACGTTCAATAA